From the genome of Streptomyces sp. NBC_01304:
GGCTGTGTCGAAGGTACGGGTGCCAGCGCGGCGCTGCGCGCCGAGGAAGTCCTGCACGACGCCTCGAACCGCACGCTGCCAGGGATTGTCAGCGGTCCACAGGCTGCGGTCGCTGAACACAGCGACGACACCGTCCGGTGCAACGTACTCACTGAGCCGACTCAGGACAGTCGGTTGATCCAGCCAGTGGAAGACGCGGCAGAACGTCACCAGATGCGGCTGCCAGCCCACAGCCGGAGTGAACTCCTCAGCCAGCCCGTGGTGCAGAAGCAGCCGGCTCTTTGGCTGAACGAGTGGCCGCAAGAACGCCTCTGCTGCCGTGACCATGTCCGCGTCTGAGTCGACCGCGACGATGTCACTGAACAGGTCCAGTAGGGCCTCGACGACCAGCCCTGGGCCCGTGCCGATGTCGAGCAATCGCCGAGGGGAGCCGGTGGGGGTGATCCGATCCAGCAGCGTGGTCAGTTCGTGGGGGAGTTCAGGCCTGAACTGCTGGTAGAACTCCGAGGTGCCGGTGAAGGCGCTCATCGCCACCTGCCCTCCGGAAGCCCAGCGTGGTGCTCGCCTTCGAGGTGCAGCAGCATGGTGTGGGCTTCGTCGACGGATTCAATGTCATGGTGCTCGATGCCCCAGCTCAGGGCGCTGACCGCATCAAGCGCGGCATACGCGGAGCACGCCTGGCGCTCATCAATGGTGAGCGCGCGTCCATAGCCCGTCTGGAACGCTGATTCTAGGTCTGGGCGTCCACGCAGGATGCGATATGTCAGGCGAGGCAAGTCCCGCCATGCGGCCGCCTCGACACAGGCCCGCTCGAAGTCGATGATCCGCAAACGTTGTTCGGCCTGATCCCACAGCCAGTTCCGAGGCATGAAATCTCCGTGCGACACCACCCAGGGGAGTCTCGCGGGGGGCCTGCTGGTGAGTGAGCGGAGCATCGCCATGTCATTGGCTGTCAGGTGCAGGCCGGCGTTGGCGAGCATCTTCTCGACGCCCTGCTCCCAACTTGCTGTGCTCGTCGCCGACTCGGGCCCTACGGGATCTGCGGCATTCAGTCGCGCGAGGAGCTGGCCGGCCTGGCGGTACGCCTCCCGCTCCTCTCTTGCGTCCAGCCGGAGATGCCGGAGAGGACGGCCGGGCACCTTGGTGATCACGATGGCGCGCGCCTCGTCATCCACGGCCTCCAGAATGGGAGCCCGGTCCTGTCCGAGCGCAGCAGCCCAGCCTTGCTGGTAGGCGCGTACTTCACGCCGGTGCAGCTTGGGCCCTGGGTTCAGTTTGGCGACCCACCGACGCCCGTCCGGGTCTTCGACCTCCCACACGAAAGGCCGTCCATCGCCAGGCGACGAGTGATCGGCGACGACGCTGAAGCGGCTGGTCACCGACGCCACCAAGCGGTGGACTGTCTCGGGCATGTCGGTCACAGTGGTACGTCCTCCCGTATGTGAAACCAAAGCGCGCCACCATGCGTGATCGATTGAGCGCGAACGGTGATGTCTCGTGGGTGTGTAGCTTGCCAACAGCCACTGACAATCGACCCCGAGCAGGATCTGGGCGGGCCGAACAGGGCGGTGCCAGAGTCCGCTGACGCGCTCCGGACCGGGTGGTGACGGGGAATCAAGGATGTGGCGGAAAGCCTGCGTTCGCACATCCGCCTGGTGATATCACTGGGGTGATTGCGCCCAACGCAGATCCCGGCCAGGATCTCCGCTCTGGTGGGAGGCGGTAGTGGCACGCGACGAAGAACGGCGATGCACCCGGTGCGGGAATCCCCTGAGTCGGTACAACAACGATGAGCGATGCGCCGCGTGTACCCGCTCCGCCGAGACCGAGCCCGCAGCACCGCCGCGGGTGCCAGACCATGTGTGGGCGAACCCTGACGTATCCGCGGCCCTAGCCGCCTGGGACTTCGGCACGACCTTCCGGCTGATCCGGCAGATCGCCTCCCTGCGGCAGGAGGACATGTCGACGATCACCGGCCTGAGCCAGTCGTTTCTCTCGACACTCGAGTCAGGTACACGCCGCCTCGTCAACATCGACAAGATCATCACCGTCCTGCAGCAAATGGAAGTCCCCCCGCACATCGCGCCGACCCCCGTCCCGGGAACTGCCACCCCGCACGGGCTTCAGATCCACGCCGCGCCCACTGCGATCTCCATGCCTGTGTGGGAGAGCCCGCTGGATATCGCGAAGAGGCTCAGCAACACGACCTCCTCCAATGTTGATCCGGCCACGGTCGGACTCTTGGAGCAAGGCGTGGCGGATCTCGTCGACCGCTATGAGGCCGAAGGCCCTCAACGCTTGGCTCCTGAGGCCGTCGACCTGCGCAACTTCATCCAGGACCGGCTGGATGGCCGACAGCCACCGCGCCAGCGCGAGGCGCTCTTCCGGCTCGCGGCGCAAGCATCTGGACTACTCGGCTATATGGCCGTGAATGCCGGCCGGGAAGCACTGGCGGACGCCTACTGCGCGGAGGCCGAAGAACTGGCGAAGGAAATCGCCGATCACGAGCTGATCATGTGGACGCACGGCACGCGATCACTCAACGCCTACTACGCAGGCCACTACGACCAAGCCGCTCGATGGGCCGCCACGGGACTCGCGATCGACCCGGCCCACCCACAAGCCATCCGCCTCCAGTCCAACGGACTCGCCAGAGCACTGGGCAAACTCGGCGACCGCGCCGGAGCCGAGCGCGCGATCGCAGCAGCAGAGGACCTGAGCCGCCAGCACACCGTGTCCGCGGGACTGACTTCCTGTATCTCCTTCGAGCCGTACGGCAGGGCCCGGACACTGGCCAACGCCGCGACCGTCCACGTCGCGCTCGCCAACGCCCCACGCGTCCTCGCCTACGCCGACCAGATCGACGAACTCATCGAACAATCCGACTCCGCCTGGAGCCGGGCACTCGTCCGCCTCGACGTCGCCACCGCTCTCCTCGCAGGCCCTCGTCCCGACGTCGAGCACGCAATGGTCCTGGGCCGGCAAGTCCTCGAAGCCGGTGGAGGGCCCCCGATCCGCTCCGTAGTGCAACGCGCAGGCGAACTCCATGCCCAGGCCAACGACTGGAACACCCTGCCCGTCGTCAGGGAGTACGCCGACGCCCTACGCTCCTGGCGGACCGACCCCCAGACCAGGGACTTGGCGAAGCCTGCAAAAATGTCCCCGCCGACGGAGCACACGAGAGGGGCAGCGGATGCAGCTCACGACCGACCCGGGCGCATTCCCTCCCACCCCTCCACCCAGCACCACTGACGCATCAGCAATCGCAGACCACGACTGGGCCGCCTTCGCCAACGTCGAGGAGATGACCAACCACTGGGACCGGCCCGGCTGGACCTCCTCGACCCGCGCCTACTACTGGATGCTCACCTTCCCCGACGCGGACCTGCTCATCGATCAAGCACGGCACTGCCAGAAGGAACTCCGGCCTCTCGGCTTCGACGACGTTGACGAAGATGCCCTCCACCTGACGCTGGGACGCATTGGCACCGTCGAGCAGGTAGCCCCCGGCCAGCTACACCGCTTGATCGCTGCCGCTCATGCAGCACGACCCGAGGCGTTCAACCTCCGCGCGGTACCACTCACAGCCTCCCGCGGCGCGATCCGCTACAGCGTGGCCCCCTGGATCTCCACCATCGACCTGCACGCCGCCCTCAGCAGAGCTGGCTCCGTGGTAGGACTATCGCCGAAGAAGCCGACGTCCGCTCTCCGCCCGCACATCGGCATCGCCTACAGCAACCGCCGCATGCCCGCACACCTTGTGAGAGACGCCGTACTGCCCCTCCGTGCTCTGGACTCCGTGACTGTGCCTGTGCGGCGGGTTCAACTGGTGGAACTGCGGCGTGAAGGACACACCTACCGTTGGGACGTCATCCACGAGTTGGAGCTGCGCTAAGGAAGTCCGCAGGCCTCACCTCGAGCGACTCGTCGAGCCACCCGTAGCACCAGCCAAGCGCGATGAGCTGGACATCGTTCGCGGCCCCCGCGCGATCCCGCAAGAGCTTCAGCCGGTGCTTCGCAGTGCCGCGGGAGATCCGACACGCGTCGGCAATCTCCGGGATTGCTGCCCCTGAAGCGACCAACTGGACCATCTGCAACTCGATCTCGTCCGGGATGCCGTCGAAGGTAGCCTGCTCGGGGCGCGGAAGCTGCTGGGTGCGATACGCGATGTGCAGGAGCGGGGCGCGCCCGCTCACACCGGTCCGGCGCCCCATCGCTTGCACTTGGGTGGCCAGGGTGCCGGTAGTGATCTCCAAGTCGAGGGCCACGCTCGCGCTACTGGCGCCGGTCGCCAGCTTGGCGAGGATGCGCAGGTGGGCCGGGGTGAATCGGTCAGGCACGGCGTAGCGATGTGTGGTCATGCGAGGTAGCTCTTCTCTCATGGTGATGATCGTCCGCACGAACATGGTGTGCTCTGGCAGCGAACGATCTGCCTGGACACGGCACTGAGCCTGCGGACCGACCTCTGACGCTGGTCGCTCCGCAGGCCTCAGAACATCAGATGCTCGACCTGCCCGTCACCGGGCCGCCTGGTGCGGTGCGCGGGTCACGGGAGTGGCATTCCGCGAGTGGCTCGGGTTGAGGAACCACTTGCGGGCAGATACGAGCCACCAGGTACCGGAGAAGACCAGGACCACGCCGACGGCGACGGGCGCGTAATTGAACGTCTCCAAGGACACCGGGGAGACCTGGGGCAGCATAAACAGGACCGTGATCACCACGACCCAGAGCACCGCGATCACCCCCACGGGCCTCGACCAGCGCCCCAGATGCCAAGGCCCCCGGTGGAAGCCCTCACCTTGGCGCAGCCGGAGAAAAGTTGG
Proteins encoded in this window:
- a CDS encoding 2'-5' RNA ligase family protein, encoding MTNHWDRPGWTSSTRAYYWMLTFPDADLLIDQARHCQKELRPLGFDDVDEDALHLTLGRIGTVEQVAPGQLHRLIAAAHAARPEAFNLRAVPLTASRGAIRYSVAPWISTIDLHAALSRAGSVVGLSPKKPTSALRPHIGIAYSNRRMPAHLVRDAVLPLRALDSVTVPVRRVQLVELRREGHTYRWDVIHELELR
- a CDS encoding helix-turn-helix domain-containing protein: MWANPDVSAALAAWDFGTTFRLIRQIASLRQEDMSTITGLSQSFLSTLESGTRRLVNIDKIITVLQQMEVPPHIAPTPVPGTATPHGLQIHAAPTAISMPVWESPLDIAKRLSNTTSSNVDPATVGLLEQGVADLVDRYEAEGPQRLAPEAVDLRNFIQDRLDGRQPPRQREALFRLAAQASGLLGYMAVNAGREALADAYCAEAEELAKEIADHELIMWTHGTRSLNAYYAGHYDQAARWAATGLAIDPAHPQAIRLQSNGLARALGKLGDRAGAERAIAAAEDLSRQHTVSAGLTSCISFEPYGRARTLANAATVHVALANAPRVLAYADQIDELIEQSDSAWSRALVRLDVATALLAGPRPDVEHAMVLGRQVLEAGGGPPIRSVVQRAGELHAQANDWNTLPVVREYADALRSWRTDPQTRDLAKPAKMSPPTEHTRGAADAAHDRPGRIPSHPSTQHH
- a CDS encoding phosphotransferase enzyme family protein — translated: MPETVHRLVASVTSRFSVVADHSSPGDGRPFVWEVEDPDGRRWVAKLNPGPKLHRREVRAYQQGWAAALGQDRAPILEAVDDEARAIVITKVPGRPLRHLRLDAREEREAYRQAGQLLARLNAADPVGPESATSTASWEQGVEKMLANAGLHLTANDMAMLRSLTSRPPARLPWVVSHGDFMPRNWLWDQAEQRLRIIDFERACVEAAAWRDLPRLTYRILRGRPDLESAFQTGYGRALTIDERQACSAYAALDAVSALSWGIEHHDIESVDEAHTMLLHLEGEHHAGLPEGRWR
- a CDS encoding helix-turn-helix transcriptional regulator translates to MTTHRYAVPDRFTPAHLRILAKLATGASSASVALDLEITTGTLATQVQAMGRRTGVSGRAPLLHIAYRTQQLPRPEQATFDGIPDEIELQMVQLVASGAAIPEIADACRISRGTAKHRLKLLRDRAGAANDVQLIALGWCYGWLDESLEVRPADFLSAAPTRG
- a CDS encoding class I SAM-dependent methyltransferase, with translation MSAFTGTSEFYQQFRPELPHELTTLLDRITPTGSPRRLLDIGTGPGLVVEALLDLFSDIVAVDSDADMVTAAEAFLRPLVQPKSRLLLHHGLAEEFTPAVGWQPHLVTFCRVFHWLDQPTVLSRLSEYVAPDGVVAVFSDRSLWTADNPWQRAVRGVVQDFLGAQRRAGTRTFDTAGPPHAEVLRASPFSEVTETVVPVRRTWIPEKVIGYLYSTSFAAPHLFGERRENFESAVNTVLAHFATDGVLLENNAFTLLTARRPSPYGKR